A stretch of the Poseidonibacter parvus genome encodes the following:
- a CDS encoding DUF2126 domain-containing protein has product MSLKVVLSHKTHYKYDKYISLSPHTIRLRPAPHSRTPIDAYSMKITPENHFINWQQDAYGNYLARVVFPEKVKEFGIDVEVIADLISINPFDFFVEEYAEQFPFEYKPELKAELKPYFEVTESGKELKKFVKSLDLKECKINDYLVYLNTEIYKYLDYTVRLEAGVQDCETTLDKKLGSCRDYAWLFVQVLRSLGLAARFVSGYLVQLKQDEKSLDGPSGPEEDFTDLHAWTEVYLPGAGWVGLDSTSGLFAGEGHIPLACTAHYESAHAIEGLSDKCETEFDFSNTVTRVFESPRVTKPYRDDQWDAINSLGYKVDDELQKNDVRLSMGGEPTFVSIDDMESEQWNTAADGPLKRELADKLSRRLLSSFGKGGMLHYAQGKWYPGEPVPRWQTSIIWRKDGKKIWKNPDLFANMNETYEYTNDDAKKFIEYLALTLKVSDKTILPAYEDPIHYIMKEAELPIDIDSAEYDIDNSIERKTIARVLSQGLSKPVGYILPLNYAESEWMTSYWTFRRDKIFLIPGDSPLGLRLPMDSLIENPENELPLHFEPDLFAKAPKLKKFLKKAEKRAQDAGNKKNKNNPEDTFIRTGLNVEVRDGKLYIFLPPLNHTEAFLDLIASIEAVARKLKIKIVLEGYEPAHDLRLETIKVTPDPGVIEVNIQPVNTWKDLTSNLFTLYNDARESRLGTEKFMLDGKHTGTGGGNHVTIGAMRPEDSPLLRRPEVLRSFITFWQHHPGLSYLFSGAFIGPTSQAPRVDEGRLENLYELEIAFSQIPVGEDVPFWLTDRLFRHMLTDITGNTHRSEFCIDKLYSPDSSTGRLGILELRGFDMPPHPKMALMQNLLIRTLVSLFWKKPYTHKLVRWNTQLHDKFLLEHYVKEDMKDIVEFLNNEGYDFNLDWFDPFFEFRFPLYGMATVENVHLELRAAIEPWHVLGEESGSQGTSRYVDSSLERVQIKVNNFVPERYILTCNSVVIPLSPTGVEGEFVAGVKYKAWQPWSALHPTIGVDTPLTFDIVDKWNERSIGGMTYHVSHPGGRTYETFPINAGEAESRRINRFQPFNHTQGEIEHISSSSVQKNLVEINGAKRAVVLKDKLNNEKFLFQEIPVSLEYPNTLDLRRKWAKQ; this is encoded by the coding sequence ATGTCATTAAAAGTAGTCCTATCTCATAAAACACATTATAAATACGATAAGTATATCTCTCTTTCACCACACACAATTAGGTTGAGACCAGCACCTCATAGTAGAACACCAATTGATGCTTACTCAATGAAGATAACTCCTGAGAATCATTTTATTAATTGGCAACAAGATGCTTATGGGAATTATTTAGCAAGAGTTGTTTTCCCTGAAAAAGTAAAAGAGTTTGGAATTGATGTAGAAGTTATTGCAGACTTAATCTCAATTAATCCTTTTGACTTTTTTGTTGAAGAATATGCTGAGCAATTTCCTTTTGAATATAAACCTGAATTGAAAGCAGAACTAAAACCATATTTTGAAGTTACGGAAAGTGGGAAAGAGCTTAAGAAATTCGTTAAATCACTTGATTTAAAAGAATGTAAAATTAATGACTACCTTGTTTATTTAAATACAGAAATATATAAATATTTAGATTATACAGTTCGTTTAGAAGCTGGTGTACAAGATTGTGAGACTACTCTTGATAAAAAACTTGGAAGCTGTAGAGATTATGCCTGGTTATTTGTTCAAGTATTAAGAAGTTTAGGTCTTGCAGCAAGATTTGTATCAGGTTACTTAGTTCAATTAAAACAAGATGAAAAATCTCTTGATGGTCCTAGTGGTCCTGAAGAAGACTTTACAGACTTACATGCTTGGACAGAAGTTTATCTTCCAGGTGCTGGATGGGTAGGACTTGATTCTACTAGTGGATTATTTGCAGGTGAAGGTCATATACCACTTGCATGTACTGCACATTATGAAAGTGCTCATGCAATTGAAGGTTTAAGTGATAAATGTGAAACAGAGTTTGATTTTTCAAATACTGTAACAAGAGTCTTTGAATCTCCAAGAGTTACAAAACCATACAGAGATGACCAATGGGATGCAATAAATTCTTTAGGTTATAAAGTTGATGATGAACTTCAAAAAAATGATGTAAGATTATCAATGGGTGGAGAACCTACTTTTGTATCTATTGATGATATGGAATCTGAGCAGTGGAACACAGCTGCTGATGGTCCTTTAAAAAGAGAATTAGCAGATAAATTGTCAAGAAGACTTTTAAGCTCTTTTGGTAAAGGTGGAATGCTTCATTACGCACAAGGGAAATGGTATCCAGGTGAACCAGTTCCTAGATGGCAAACTTCAATTATTTGGAGAAAAGATGGTAAGAAAATTTGGAAAAACCCAGATTTATTTGCAAATATGAATGAAACATATGAATACACAAATGATGATGCTAAAAAATTTATTGAATATTTAGCACTTACTTTAAAAGTATCTGATAAAACTATACTTCCAGCTTACGAAGATCCTATTCATTATATTATGAAAGAAGCTGAATTACCAATTGATATTGATTCAGCTGAATATGATATTGATAATTCAATTGAAAGAAAAACTATTGCAAGAGTTCTTAGTCAAGGTTTAAGTAAACCTGTTGGTTATATCTTACCTTTAAACTATGCTGAAAGTGAATGGATGACTTCTTATTGGACATTTAGACGGGATAAGATTTTCTTAATTCCTGGTGATTCACCTTTAGGACTTAGATTACCTATGGATTCTCTTATTGAAAATCCTGAAAATGAATTACCTTTACATTTTGAGCCAGATCTTTTTGCAAAAGCACCAAAACTTAAGAAGTTTTTGAAAAAAGCAGAAAAACGTGCTCAAGATGCAGGAAATAAAAAAAATAAAAATAATCCAGAAGATACATTTATTAGAACAGGATTAAATGTTGAAGTAAGAGATGGTAAGCTTTATATATTCTTACCACCTTTAAATCATACAGAAGCATTTTTAGATTTAATTGCTTCAATTGAAGCAGTTGCTAGAAAACTTAAAATAAAAATAGTTCTAGAAGGGTATGAACCAGCTCATGATTTACGTTTAGAAACTATAAAAGTTACTCCAGATCCAGGTGTAATTGAAGTAAATATTCAACCTGTAAATACATGGAAAGATTTAACATCAAATTTATTTACACTTTATAATGATGCAAGAGAATCTAGACTTGGAACAGAGAAGTTTATGCTTGATGGAAAACATACAGGAACAGGTGGTGGAAATCACGTTACAATTGGAGCAATGAGACCAGAAGACAGTCCATTACTTAGACGTCCTGAAGTTCTTAGAAGCTTTATTACATTTTGGCAACATCACCCTGGTTTATCTTACCTTTTCTCAGGAGCTTTTATAGGTCCAACATCTCAAGCACCTCGTGTTGATGAAGGAAGATTAGAAAATCTTTATGAATTAGAAATTGCATTTTCTCAAATTCCAGTAGGTGAAGACGTACCTTTCTGGTTAACTGATAGACTATTCCGTCATATGTTAACTGATATTACAGGAAATACTCATCGTTCTGAATTTTGTATAGATAAGCTTTATTCACCAGATTCAAGTACAGGAAGACTTGGTATTTTAGAACTACGTGGTTTTGATATGCCTCCACATCCTAAAATGGCACTAATGCAGAATTTACTAATTAGAACATTAGTTTCATTGTTCTGGAAAAAACCATATACTCATAAGCTAGTAAGATGGAATACACAGCTTCATGATAAGTTTTTATTAGAGCATTATGTAAAAGAAGATATGAAAGATATTGTTGAGTTTTTAAATAATGAAGGTTATGACTTTAATCTTGATTGGTTTGATCCTTTCTTTGAATTTAGATTCCCTCTATATGGAATGGCTACAGTTGAAAATGTACATCTAGAGCTTAGGGCTGCAATTGAGCCTTGGCATGTACTTGGAGAAGAAAGTGGTTCTCAAGGAACATCTAGATATGTTGATTCATCATTAGAAAGAGTTCAAATTAAAGTAAATAATTTTGTTCCTGAAAGATATATTCTTACTTGTAATTCAGTTGTAATTCCTTTAAGCCCTACTGGAGTTGAAGGTGAATTTGTTGCAGGTGTTAAATATAAAGCATGGCAACCTTGGTCAGCATTACATCCTACAATTGGTGTTGATACGCCACTTACATTCGATATTGTTGATAAATGGAATGAAAGATCAATTGGTGGAATGACATATCATGTATCACATCCAGGTGGAAGAACTTATGAAACTTTCCCAATTAATGCAGGTGAAGCAGAATCAAGAAGAATTAATAGATTCCAACCATTTAATCATACACAAGGAGAAATAGAACATATTTCTTCTTCAAGTGTACAAAAAAACTTAGTAGAAATAAATGGCGCTAAAAGAGCAGTAGTTTTAAAAGATAAACTTAATAATGAGAAATTCCTTTTCCAAGAAATTCCTGTAAGTTTAGAATATCCAAATACATTAGATTTAAGAAGAAAGTGGGCAAAGCAATAA
- a CDS encoding transglutaminase family protein, with translation MQRYKIVHRTYYNYTERVDLGTHHLLLRPREDYELRIESFTLKCTPETKILWHRDIENNSVAVANFNHITQQLLIESEVILQQYNISPLDFIVSDYAITYPFDYKEDDKFLLSPYRVLPDEETRQLLNNWIFNIWKYDEEIQTYTLLQKITKYIYSSLVYNIREETGVQSIKETLSLNSGSCRDFAFLFMEAVRCLGLATRFVSGYLYAPLMSEQIGSTHAWAEVYLPGVGWKGFDPTIGDLVGKDHIPVAVSRLAHAVPPISGSFAGDAKSNLDVGVWVTQC, from the coding sequence ATGCAACGATATAAAATAGTTCATCGTACTTACTATAATTATACAGAAAGAGTAGACTTAGGAACTCATCATTTACTTTTACGTCCAAGAGAAGATTATGAACTAAGAATAGAATCCTTTACATTAAAATGTACACCCGAAACTAAGATATTGTGGCACAGAGATATTGAAAACAACTCAGTTGCAGTAGCAAACTTTAATCATATTACACAACAACTTCTTATTGAAAGTGAAGTAATACTTCAACAATATAATATATCACCATTGGATTTTATAGTTTCAGACTATGCTATTACTTACCCATTTGACTATAAAGAAGATGACAAGTTTCTATTATCACCTTATAGAGTTTTACCAGATGAAGAAACTAGACAATTATTAAATAATTGGATTTTCAATATCTGGAAATATGATGAAGAAATTCAAACATATACACTTCTTCAAAAAATAACAAAATATATCTATAGCTCATTAGTATATAACATCAGAGAAGAAACTGGTGTTCAAAGTATTAAAGAAACATTAAGTTTAAATTCAGGTTCTTGTCGTGATTTTGCATTTTTGTTTATGGAAGCTGTTAGATGTCTAGGATTAGCAACACGATTTGTAAGTGGTTATCTTTATGCACCACTTATGTCTGAACAAATAGGCTCTACACATGCTTGGGCAGAGGTTTATTTGCCAGGGGTTGGATGGAAAGGTTTTGATCCTACAATTGGAGATTTAGTTGGGAAAGATCATATTCCAGTTGCAGTATCTAGGCTTGCACATGCTGTTCCTCCAATATCTGGCTCATTTGCAGGTGATGCAAAATCTAATCTTGATGTTGGAGTATGGGTTACACAATGTTAG
- the mfd gene encoding transcription-repair coupling factor, which produces MNNIYEFLKNLKDDKKLKECELLIVNDDKQAQIASDIVSFLGFTPFVLSDFRANFGDDLLSFSTELQEITKVLNEFYSHKKQNKILISPVRTISFSLPKEKCFDSYEINFADTIKIEEFKSKLYNWGYYFVDIVTSEAEASIRGDIIDICPLGSEFGYRISLFDDEVESIRKFDIEDQKSTKDEIETIQISPAFLALDEETYEGITEEILKVSSDAFIKDIHSLGFWYLNDLGEFLPNSMNCFITQESLEELDEVYVFEEKRINKDKFLTTPQIFKSKTHKEIAPANIKEFISFHEGKKVTIISSTEAKVKAHDLDLSDSKIKYLIEPYIINLVSNDEVIISLNQEIKKRRKKKIKLVIDELQVNDFVVHEKHGIGQYKGIEPVTVMGAKRDFVIVTYAGDDKLLIPVENIDLVDRYVADGSSYAVVDKLGKGSFAKLKEKVKDRLFAIANDIIKLAAARELVNGIKIDTNKHTLQEFRKSSGFDYTKDQSRSVSEIFKDLSSGRVMDRLLSGDVGFGKTEVAMNALLATILDGHQAIFVCPTTLLATQHFHGMQKRFEPYGISMAKLDGKSTAKEKSEIKKGLSSGEIQFVIGTHSLLGITAKDLALVIIDEEHKFGVKQKEKLKNLREDVHIFSMSATPIPRTLNLALSKLKGMSSLLTPPSERLGVRTYVKEYSDKLIKEIVLREKRRGGQLFYVHNNIASIEAKKADIEEIIPNIKVEIIHSKIKPADAEKILDAFEEKKFDILLATSIVESGLHLPNANSIIIDGADRFGIADLHQLRGRVGRSNKEGFCYYVVEDKKQITSDAVKRLVALESNSYLGSGTALAHQDLEIRGGGNIIGEAQSGHIKQIGYGLYLKMLEDALSTLSGDSKEEKKSVDIKLAISAFISDDYIVEDRVRLELYRRLSKSIDKEEVYKIEEEMEDRFGKPDLPTKQFLELIMIKILCLQKGIQTVSSYEMNITFTKADDTKETIKSPSKDDDDIIITTLKYLRK; this is translated from the coding sequence GTGAATAATATTTATGAATTTTTAAAAAATTTAAAGGATGATAAAAAACTAAAAGAGTGTGAACTTTTAATTGTAAATGACGATAAGCAAGCTCAAATTGCTAGTGATATTGTCTCTTTTTTAGGTTTTACTCCTTTTGTATTATCAGATTTTAGAGCAAACTTTGGTGATGATTTATTATCTTTTTCAACTGAATTACAAGAAATCACTAAAGTATTAAATGAGTTTTACTCTCACAAAAAACAAAATAAGATTTTAATTTCTCCTGTACGTACAATCTCTTTTTCTCTTCCTAAAGAAAAATGCTTTGACTCCTATGAAATAAATTTTGCAGATACTATAAAAATAGAAGAATTCAAGTCAAAACTTTACAATTGGGGATACTATTTTGTAGATATTGTAACAAGTGAAGCAGAAGCTTCAATTAGGGGAGATATTATTGATATTTGTCCACTAGGGAGCGAATTTGGATATAGAATCTCACTTTTTGATGATGAAGTTGAAAGTATTAGAAAATTTGATATTGAAGATCAAAAATCAACTAAAGATGAGATAGAAACTATACAAATTAGTCCTGCTTTTTTAGCTTTAGATGAAGAAACATATGAAGGTATAACAGAAGAAATTCTAAAAGTTTCAAGTGATGCCTTTATTAAGGATATTCATTCTTTAGGTTTTTGGTATTTAAATGACTTAGGTGAATTTTTACCAAATTCTATGAATTGTTTTATAACTCAAGAATCACTTGAAGAACTCGATGAAGTTTATGTTTTTGAAGAAAAAAGAATAAATAAAGATAAGTTTTTAACAACTCCACAAATTTTTAAAAGTAAAACTCATAAAGAAATAGCTCCTGCAAATATTAAAGAGTTCATCTCTTTTCATGAAGGTAAAAAAGTTACTATTATTTCTAGTACAGAAGCTAAAGTAAAAGCTCATGATTTAGATTTAAGTGATAGCAAAATCAAGTATTTAATCGAACCTTATATTATTAATCTTGTAAGTAATGATGAGGTAATAATCTCACTAAATCAAGAGATTAAAAAAAGAAGAAAGAAAAAAATAAAACTAGTAATTGATGAATTACAAGTAAATGATTTTGTTGTTCATGAAAAACATGGAATTGGACAATATAAAGGAATAGAACCTGTTACTGTAATGGGAGCAAAAAGAGATTTTGTAATTGTTACATATGCAGGAGATGATAAGCTTTTAATTCCTGTTGAAAATATTGATTTAGTAGATAGATATGTAGCAGATGGAAGTTCATATGCTGTAGTTGACAAACTTGGAAAAGGCTCTTTTGCTAAATTAAAAGAAAAAGTAAAAGATAGATTATTTGCTATTGCAAATGATATTATAAAATTAGCAGCAGCACGTGAGCTTGTAAATGGTATAAAAATAGATACTAATAAACACACACTACAAGAGTTTAGAAAAAGTTCAGGTTTTGATTATACAAAAGATCAAAGTCGTTCTGTTAGTGAAATTTTTAAGGATTTAAGCTCAGGTCGAGTTATGGATAGATTGCTTTCAGGAGATGTTGGTTTTGGTAAAACAGAAGTTGCTATGAATGCACTTTTAGCAACAATTCTAGATGGACATCAAGCAATTTTTGTCTGTCCTACGACACTACTTGCAACTCAGCATTTCCATGGAATGCAAAAAAGATTTGAACCTTATGGAATTTCAATGGCTAAACTTGATGGAAAATCAACAGCAAAAGAAAAAAGTGAAATCAAAAAAGGTTTAAGTTCTGGAGAAATACAGTTTGTAATTGGAACTCATTCATTATTAGGAATTACTGCTAAAGATTTAGCTTTAGTAATAATCGATGAAGAACATAAATTTGGTGTAAAACAAAAAGAAAAACTTAAAAACTTACGAGAAGATGTTCATATTTTCTCAATGAGTGCAACCCCAATACCAAGAACACTAAATCTTGCCCTTTCAAAATTAAAAGGAATGAGTTCACTACTAACACCTCCTAGTGAAAGATTAGGTGTTAGAACTTATGTAAAAGAGTATAGTGACAAATTAATTAAAGAGATTGTTTTAAGAGAAAAAAGAAGAGGTGGACAGCTTTTTTATGTTCATAATAATATTGCTTCAATTGAAGCAAAAAAAGCAGATATAGAAGAGATTATCCCAAATATTAAAGTTGAGATTATCCATTCAAAAATCAAACCAGCAGATGCTGAAAAAATTCTTGATGCCTTTGAAGAAAAGAAATTTGATATTTTACTTGCAACTTCAATTGTTGAATCAGGACTTCACCTTCCAAATGCAAACTCAATTATAATTGATGGTGCAGATAGATTTGGAATTGCAGATTTACATCAATTACGTGGACGAGTTGGACGAAGTAATAAAGAAGGATTCTGTTATTACGTAGTTGAAGATAAAAAGCAAATTACATCAGATGCAGTTAAAAGATTAGTAGCTTTAGAATCAAACTCATATTTAGGAAGTGGAACAGCATTAGCTCATCAAGATTTAGAAATAAGAGGTGGTGGAAATATTATTGGTGAAGCTCAAAGTGGTCATATCAAACAAATTGGCTATGGTTTATATCTAAAAATGTTAGAAGATGCACTTTCAACTCTTAGTGGAGATTCAAAAGAAGAGAAAAAAAGTGTAGATATTAAGTTAGCTATTTCTGCATTTATCTCAGATGATTACATTGTTGAAGATAGAGTACGACTTGAATTATACAGAAGGCTTTCAAAATCAATAGATAAAGAAGAAGTTTATAAAATAGAAGAAGAAATGGAAGATAGATTTGGAAAACCAGATCTTCCTACAAAACAATTCTTAGAATTAATTATGATTAAGATTTTATGTTTACAAAAAGGTATTCAAACAGTAAGTTCATATGAAATGAATATTACTTTTACAAAAGCAGATGATACAAAAGAAACAATTAAAAGCCCAAGTAAAGATGACGATGATATTATTATTACAACTTTAAAATACTTAAGAAAATAA
- a CDS encoding endonuclease/exonuclease/phosphatase family protein — protein sequence MKIRLATFNLFQFTKPPYSWYTKKERFTEKQWLIKTSWIKKQILKMNADIIGFQEVFSRDALKTLVNELGYNYFETVDVPKVSKTNPLIYMSTTVAIASKYPISNMQEVKVHIPSIKKHKYEGFFKFSRIPIKATITLPNEEDFLVYVCHLKSNRLNEFEYVFNEKDTLEHKKELINKALKDKYSEALKTRLCEASSLFFDIKKSKKPCVLMTDLNDKEFSITIDALSNNKYHDEKRRESFILHDSYFQIENKVYNPHPEQKEAKRVPTSYFAGKGNVLDYIFLSKEFNKKNKKNIASVSSFEVFDEAIKTNHDGSLLSSDHAQVLCELTFH from the coding sequence ATGAAAATAAGACTTGCCACATTTAACCTATTTCAATTTACAAAACCTCCATACTCTTGGTACACGAAAAAAGAAAGATTTACAGAAAAGCAATGGCTTATAAAAACTTCATGGATTAAAAAGCAAATACTTAAAATGAACGCAGATATTATTGGTTTTCAAGAAGTATTCTCTAGAGATGCACTTAAGACTTTAGTTAATGAACTTGGATACAATTATTTTGAAACAGTAGATGTTCCAAAAGTTAGTAAAACTAATCCTTTAATTTATATGTCTACGACTGTTGCAATTGCTTCTAAATATCCAATTTCTAATATGCAAGAAGTAAAAGTTCATATTCCAAGTATTAAAAAACATAAATATGAAGGATTTTTTAAATTTTCTAGAATTCCAATTAAAGCTACAATTACTCTTCCTAATGAAGAAGACTTTTTAGTTTATGTTTGTCATCTAAAATCAAATAGATTAAATGAATTTGAATATGTATTTAATGAAAAAGATACTTTAGAACACAAAAAAGAATTAATCAATAAAGCACTTAAAGATAAATATTCCGAAGCATTGAAAACTAGACTTTGTGAAGCTTCTTCACTATTCTTTGATATTAAGAAATCTAAGAAACCATGTGTTTTAATGACAGATTTAAATGATAAAGAGTTTTCAATTACAATAGATGCTTTAAGTAACAATAAATATCATGATGAAAAAAGAAGAGAATCATTTATATTACATGATTCATATTTTCAAATTGAGAATAAAGTATATAATCCTCACCCTGAACAAAAAGAAGCGAAGAGAGTTCCTACTAGTTACTTTGCTGGAAAAGGAAACGTTTTAGATTATATTTTTTTATCAAAAGAGTTTAATAAAAAAAATAAAAAAAACATAGCTTCTGTTTCTTCTTTTGAAGTTTTTGATGAAGCTATTAAAACTAATCATGATGGTTCACTACTTTCAAGTGATCATGCACAAGTTTTGTGCGAATTAACCTTTCATTAA
- a CDS encoding NAD(P)/FAD-dependent oxidoreductase — translation MKTNIYDLIVIGSGGAGMIAAITARKLGKSVLLLEKLPTLGAKLKATGGGKCNLTNTLSNEDFMNSFGKNGRFMSTAIQMLDKNSLREFFESIGVQTDTKDGFRIFPVTHNSSTIIKALEKELNNLAVEIQCDVKVENLLCNENSISGVKTNKGNFNCRNVIVATGGLGFPMLGANGDGYSFAKELGHKITDLYPAMLPVYTKETWVANCTADTIAKAIIKIDLKKAKKLKAVGDLIFTSKGLRGPVVLDFSREITPLLEKYDEVPLLINMVKGKTEDDIFSHFKKQAKEKPDANVLEVLSLLLPQSVSKELCNIVNADTSLKFKDQIGEVRNNLVKIVALTPLTVIDSVGYKKAMITRGGVTLKEINPKTMQSKLINGLYFCGEVMDLDGPCGGYNLQWSFSSGNLAGHLLKE, via the coding sequence ATGAAAACAAATATATATGATCTAATAGTAATAGGTTCTGGCGGTGCTGGAATGATTGCTGCAATAACTGCAAGAAAATTAGGAAAAAGTGTACTTCTTTTAGAAAAACTTCCAACACTTGGTGCAAAATTAAAAGCAACAGGCGGAGGTAAATGTAATTTAACTAACACATTAAGTAATGAAGACTTTATGAACTCATTTGGGAAAAATGGTCGGTTTATGAGTACTGCAATACAAATGTTAGATAAAAACTCATTGAGAGAATTTTTTGAAAGTATTGGAGTTCAAACTGATACAAAAGATGGTTTTAGAATTTTTCCAGTAACTCACAACTCATCTACAATAATTAAAGCTTTAGAAAAAGAGTTAAATAACTTAGCAGTTGAAATACAATGTGATGTAAAAGTTGAGAATTTACTTTGTAATGAAAACAGTATCTCAGGAGTTAAAACAAACAAAGGAAACTTTAATTGTAGGAATGTAATTGTTGCAACAGGTGGTTTGGGCTTTCCAATGTTGGGTGCTAATGGTGATGGTTATTCTTTTGCAAAAGAGTTAGGACATAAAATTACAGATTTATATCCTGCAATGCTTCCTGTTTATACAAAAGAAACATGGGTGGCAAATTGTACAGCGGATACTATTGCAAAAGCAATTATAAAAATTGATTTAAAAAAAGCAAAGAAACTAAAAGCAGTTGGAGATTTGATATTTACATCAAAAGGTTTAAGAGGTCCAGTTGTTTTAGATTTTTCAAGAGAAATTACACCATTATTAGAAAAATATGATGAAGTGCCTTTACTTATAAACATGGTAAAAGGAAAAACTGAAGATGATATTTTTTCACACTTTAAAAAACAAGCAAAAGAAAAACCAGATGCAAATGTTTTAGAAGTTTTATCTTTACTTCTTCCTCAATCAGTTTCAAAAGAGTTATGCAATATTGTAAATGCAGATACTTCTTTAAAATTTAAAGACCAAATAGGAGAAGTTAGAAATAATCTTGTGAAAATTGTAGCTTTAACTCCATTAACAGTAATAGATTCAGTTGGCTACAAAAAAGCAATGATTACAAGAGGTGGAGTAACATTAAAAGAAATAAATCCAAAAACAATGCAAAGTAAATTAATAAATGGTTTATATTTTTGTGGTGAAGTAATGGATTTAGATGGACCTTGTGGCGGTTATAATTTACAATGGTCATTTTCAAGTGGTAATCTTGCAGGACATCTATTAAAAGAGTAA
- a CDS encoding response regulator transcription factor translates to MIEIAMIEDDTELAEILTEYLKQFNIKVTNYEDPFLALSSLKLNTYDLIILDLTLPGMDGLDVCKAIVKDFDIPIIISSARSDITDKVTALQLGADDYLPKPYDPRELEVRVKTILRRFNHTNVQEEKSKTFKLDLDKKEITKNDKYIKLTAAEFEVLSLLIKREGFVISREDIFDNSDLLNQDYEGSGSLAVIINRIRQKIEDNPKEPKYLHTIRGMGYKFHNE, encoded by the coding sequence TTGATAGAAATAGCAATGATTGAAGATGATACAGAGCTTGCTGAAATTTTAACAGAATATTTAAAACAATTTAATATTAAAGTAACTAATTATGAAGATCCTTTTTTAGCTTTATCTTCTTTAAAATTAAATACCTATGATTTAATTATCCTAGATCTTACACTTCCTGGTATGGATGGTTTGGATGTTTGTAAAGCAATTGTAAAAGATTTTGATATCCCTATTATAATTTCTAGTGCAAGAAGTGATATTACAGATAAAGTTACTGCTTTACAATTAGGTGCGGATGATTATTTACCTAAGCCTTATGATCCTAGAGAACTTGAGGTAAGAGTAAAAACAATTTTACGAAGATTTAATCATACAAATGTTCAAGAAGAAAAGAGTAAGACTTTTAAATTAGATTTAGACAAAAAAGAAATTACAAAAAATGATAAATATATTAAATTAACAGCAGCAGAATTTGAAGTATTGTCTTTACTTATAAAAAGAGAAGGCTTTGTTATTTCACGTGAAGATATTTTTGATAATTCAGATTTATTAAATCAAGATTATGAAGGTTCTGGTTCTTTAGCAGTTATTATAAATAGAATTAGACAAAAAATTGAAGATAATCCAAAAGAGCCAAAATATCTTCATACAATTAGAGGAATGGGGTATAAATTTCATAATGAATAG